Proteins from one Deinococcus sp. AB2017081 genomic window:
- the rplT gene encoding 50S ribosomal protein L20, which yields MPRAKTGIVRRRRHKKVLKRAKGFWGSRSKQYRNAFQTLLNAATYEYRDRRNKKRDFRRLWIQRINAGARLHGMNYSTFIGGLKRAGIDLNRKVLADIAAREPEAFKALVDAAKAGK from the coding sequence ATGCCACGCGCCAAGACCGGGATCGTCCGCCGCCGCCGCCACAAGAAAGTCCTGAAGCGGGCCAAGGGCTTCTGGGGCAGCCGCTCCAAGCAGTACCGCAACGCCTTCCAGACGCTGCTGAACGCCGCGACCTACGAGTACCGGGATCGCCGCAACAAGAAGCGCGACTTCCGCCGCCTGTGGATCCAGCGCATCAACGCCGGCGCCCGCCTGCACGGCATGAACTACTCCACCTTCATCGGTGGCCTCAAGCGTGCCGGCATCGACCTGAACCGCAAGGTGCTGGCCGACATCGCCGCCCGTGAACCGGAAGCCTTCAAGGCCCTGGTGGACGCCGCCAAAGCTGGCAAGTAA
- the rpmI gene encoding 50S ribosomal protein L35, whose product MPKMKTHKMAKRRVKITGTGKVMAFKSGKRHQNTGKSGDEIRGKGKGFVLAKSEWARMKLMLPKGK is encoded by the coding sequence ATGCCCAAGATGAAGACGCACAAGATGGCCAAGCGCCGCGTGAAGATCACCGGCACCGGCAAGGTCATGGCGTTCAAGAGTGGCAAACGCCACCAGAACACCGGCAAGAGCGGCGACGAGATCCGCGGCAAGGGCAAGGGCTTCGTCCTGGCCAAGAGCGAATGGGCGCGCATGAAACTCATGCTGCCGAAGGGGAAGTGA
- a CDS encoding GNAT family N-acetyltransferase — MNSVTILPATPDTLTDLYALHPDPLETARLLETYRGRVQRGEAHLSDTLILRTPRGVEGAVTFGPAPHPYVFPHVRADAPAGAVTAFLTALRHALSPERQLVLDSARADVPSAPVLEAGWALDDTTVYYETDLTRGTFSPDPHASEGDATWLERADIQDLLTVLGRSDLGLTHGVQAGWTVVALEDDGMPVALGAYGPAKPGYGGVDMIGVRPERRSHGLGTRLHRHLLARLGADHVRHGGMTSADNHAMRRIFDKDGSVHVGTQWYFRQP; from the coding sequence TTGAACAGCGTCACGATCCTGCCCGCCACCCCTGACACCCTGACCGACCTGTACGCCCTGCATCCAGATCCACTGGAGACGGCAAGGCTCCTGGAGACCTACAGAGGCCGGGTGCAGCGCGGCGAGGCCCACCTGTCGGACACGCTGATCCTTCGCACGCCACGCGGCGTCGAGGGTGCGGTCACGTTTGGCCCGGCCCCCCATCCTTACGTCTTTCCGCACGTGCGGGCCGATGCACCGGCCGGAGCGGTGACGGCGTTCCTGACTGCACTGCGGCATGCCCTCTCCCCGGAGCGGCAGCTCGTGCTCGACAGCGCCCGGGCCGATGTCCCGTCTGCCCCGGTACTGGAGGCCGGCTGGGCGCTGGACGACACGACGGTGTACTACGAGACGGATCTGACCCGTGGCACCTTCTCTCCCGATCCACACGCCAGCGAGGGGGATGCCACCTGGCTGGAGCGGGCCGATATCCAAGACCTCCTGACGGTGCTGGGCCGGTCTGATCTCGGCCTCACGCACGGAGTTCAGGCGGGGTGGACAGTGGTCGCCCTGGAGGACGATGGGATGCCGGTGGCGCTGGGAGCCTACGGCCCGGCGAAACCCGGCTACGGCGGCGTGGACATGATCGGCGTCCGGCCAGAACGGCGCAGTCACGGCCTGGGCACCCGGCTGCACCGGCATCTGCTGGCCCGGCTGGGTGCCGATCATGTCCGGCACGGGGGCATGACCTCGGCCGACAACCATGCCATGCGGCGCATCTTCGACAAAGACGGCTCCGTCCACGTCGGAACGCAGTGGTACTTCCGCCAGCCTTGA
- a CDS encoding alpha-amylase family protein — MLNSELGATLRLAFDDDRDADTFLLRLDRYGPELVASLRAVYGERTDGLLDTLIPVLLHAFHTRPADLRRLDEARLLRPDWLQGPDVVGYVAYTDRFAGTLKGVGEHLDYLSGLGVTYLHLMPLLKPRDGENDGGYAVQDYRAVRPDLGTMDDLSTLARDLRARGISLVLDLVLNHVAQEHEWAVRARAGDPAYRDYFYLYPDRIQPDAFEQTLPEVFPDFAPGNFTWNEDAQGWVWTTFNTYQWDVNWGNPAVFREFVDIILHLANRGVEVFRLDAIAFIWKRLGTDSQNQPEVHHLTRALRACARIVAPAVAFKAEAIVAPADLIHYLGTGDHHGRVSDMAYHNSLMVQLWSALASRDVRLMTAALRAFPPKPTNTTWGLYVRCHDDIGWAISDADAARVGLDGAGHRHFLSDFYSGEHPGSFARGLVFQYNPQTGDRRISGSAASLAGLEAGLEAGSDLWIEHAVQRLLLSHAVILGFGGVPLLYMGDEVAELNDYTFETTPEHALDNRWVHRPRMDWERAGRVSADPSTPAAQVNAGLRHLIHVRKSMPQLHASVESVVLDSPDPCVLLLRRDHPSGRVLGVYNFSEHRIQFPAYALRDVVGEFALDHLSGSGFSLYRPTITLEPFRALWLTPTQLDL, encoded by the coding sequence ATGCTGAATTCAGAGCTGGGCGCAACGCTCCGTCTGGCCTTCGACGACGACCGCGACGCCGACACCTTTCTGCTGCGCCTCGACCGCTACGGCCCTGAACTGGTCGCCAGCCTGCGGGCCGTGTACGGCGAGCGCACCGACGGGCTGCTGGATACCCTGATTCCCGTCCTGCTGCACGCCTTCCACACCCGACCTGCCGACCTGAGACGGCTCGACGAGGCGCGGCTGCTGCGCCCGGACTGGCTGCAGGGGCCGGATGTGGTCGGCTATGTGGCGTATACCGACCGGTTCGCCGGCACCCTGAAGGGCGTGGGCGAGCATCTGGACTATCTGTCGGGCCTGGGTGTGACCTACCTGCACCTGATGCCCCTCCTGAAGCCCCGCGACGGCGAGAACGACGGTGGCTACGCGGTGCAGGACTACCGCGCCGTGCGGCCCGACCTGGGCACCATGGACGACCTGTCCACCCTGGCCCGCGATCTGCGCGCGCGCGGCATCAGTCTGGTGCTGGATCTGGTGCTCAACCACGTGGCGCAGGAGCACGAGTGGGCCGTCAGGGCCCGCGCCGGCGACCCCGCGTACCGCGACTACTTCTACCTGTACCCGGACCGTATCCAGCCCGACGCCTTCGAGCAGACGCTCCCCGAGGTCTTCCCGGACTTCGCGCCCGGCAACTTCACGTGGAACGAGGACGCGCAGGGCTGGGTGTGGACGACCTTCAACACCTACCAGTGGGACGTGAACTGGGGCAATCCGGCGGTCTTCCGCGAGTTCGTGGACATCATCCTGCACCTCGCCAACCGGGGGGTGGAGGTCTTCCGGCTGGACGCCATCGCGTTCATCTGGAAGCGTCTGGGCACGGACAGCCAGAACCAGCCCGAGGTGCATCACCTGACCCGCGCCCTGCGGGCGTGTGCGCGGATCGTGGCCCCTGCCGTGGCCTTCAAGGCCGAGGCCATCGTGGCCCCCGCCGACCTGATCCACTACCTGGGTACCGGCGACCACCACGGCCGCGTGAGCGACATGGCGTACCACAACAGCCTCATGGTGCAGCTCTGGAGTGCGCTGGCCTCGCGCGACGTGCGCCTGATGACGGCGGCGCTGCGGGCCTTCCCGCCCAAACCGACGAACACGACCTGGGGCCTGTACGTCCGCTGCCACGACGACATCGGCTGGGCCATCAGCGACGCCGACGCCGCGCGGGTGGGACTGGACGGCGCCGGGCACCGGCACTTTCTCAGCGACTTCTACAGCGGCGAGCATCCCGGCTCCTTCGCACGGGGCCTGGTGTTCCAGTACAACCCGCAGACCGGCGACCGGCGCATCAGCGGCAGCGCGGCCTCCCTGGCAGGGCTGGAAGCCGGACTGGAGGCCGGGAGCGACCTGTGGATCGAGCACGCGGTGCAGCGGCTCCTGCTGTCGCATGCCGTCATCCTGGGCTTCGGCGGCGTGCCCCTGCTGTACATGGGCGACGAAGTGGCTGAACTGAACGACTACACCTTCGAGACCACCCCCGAGCACGCCCTGGACAACCGCTGGGTTCACCGGCCCCGCATGGACTGGGAACGGGCCGGCCGCGTGAGCGCCGATCCCTCGACCCCGGCCGCGCAGGTGAACGCGGGCCTGCGTCACCTGATCCATGTCCGCAAGTCCATGCCACAACTCCATGCCAGTGTGGAATCGGTGGTGCTGGACAGTCCCGATCCCTGTGTCCTGCTGCTGCGCCGTGACCACCCGTCCGGGCGCGTCCTGGGCGTCTACAACTTCAGCGAGCACCGGATCCAGTTCCCGGCCTACGCCCTGCGCGACGTGGTGGGCGAATTCGCGCTCGATCACCTGAGCGGCAGCGGCTTCAGCCTGTACCGCCCGACCATCACCCTGGAACCCTTCCGGGCGCTGTGGCTCACGCCCACGCAGCTTGATCTATGA
- a CDS encoding alpha/beta fold hydrolase, with protein sequence MPTIQTKHSHAPSTELYYETYGQGRPVVLIHGWPLSGRMWEAQIDALRHAGYQVVAYDRRGFGQSGKTATGYDYDTFASDLKDLLDTLNLDDVTLVGFSMGGGEVARYAGLYGNQRVRSAMLVASVAPYLLKTADNPDGGLTEADVEGMVQQVAQNRPQFLAGFTKKFLNWDTHAATLGDEFLDFAASLYLQASPVATQECVRAFGMTDFRQDLAKLTVPTLVVHGDQDQIVPLEASGARVPQYQPQAQLHVMTGAPHGLNATHAQEFNQLLLDFVKR encoded by the coding sequence ATGCCCACCATCCAGACGAAGCACAGCCACGCCCCCAGCACCGAGCTCTATTACGAGACCTATGGCCAGGGTCGTCCGGTCGTCCTGATCCACGGCTGGCCCCTGTCGGGCCGGATGTGGGAGGCGCAGATCGACGCGCTGCGCCACGCCGGGTATCAGGTCGTCGCCTACGACCGCCGGGGCTTCGGCCAGTCGGGCAAGACAGCGACCGGGTATGACTACGACACCTTCGCGAGCGACCTGAAGGATCTGCTGGACACCCTGAACCTCGACGACGTGACCCTCGTGGGCTTCTCCATGGGCGGTGGCGAGGTGGCCCGCTACGCCGGCCTGTACGGCAACCAGCGTGTCCGCAGCGCCATGCTGGTGGCCTCGGTGGCCCCGTATCTCCTCAAGACCGCCGACAACCCGGATGGCGGCCTGACCGAGGCAGATGTCGAGGGCATGGTGCAGCAGGTCGCGCAGAACCGCCCACAGTTCCTGGCCGGGTTCACGAAGAAGTTCCTGAACTGGGACACACACGCCGCGACGCTCGGCGACGAGTTCCTCGACTTTGCGGCCTCGCTGTATCTGCAGGCCTCGCCGGTCGCCACGCAGGAGTGCGTCCGGGCCTTCGGCATGACCGACTTCCGTCAGGATCTGGCGAAGCTGACGGTGCCGACCCTGGTCGTGCACGGCGATCAGGATCAGATCGTGCCGCTCGAGGCCAGCGGGGCGCGGGTGCCGCAGTACCAGCCGCAGGCGCAGCTGCATGTCATGACCGGTGCGCCGCACGGCCTGAATGCCACGCACGCCCAGGAGTTCAACCAGCTGCTGCTGGACTTCGTCAAGCGCTGA
- a CDS encoding DUF2171 domain-containing protein, whose amino-acid sequence MTQNTQPGEISDRIAQDLKARLEQSGEHMQVKDVNGEHVGTVDHLDGDQLKLTKSDSSDGQHHYVPLTQVESVDDVAVYLNVERGALA is encoded by the coding sequence ATGACGCAGAACACCCAGCCCGGAGAGATCAGCGACCGCATCGCCCAGGATCTGAAGGCCCGCCTCGAGCAGAGCGGCGAGCACATGCAGGTCAAGGATGTCAACGGTGAGCACGTCGGCACCGTGGATCACCTCGACGGCGACCAGCTGAAGCTCACGAAATCCGATTCGTCCGACGGTCAGCACCACTATGTGCCCCTGACGCAGGTCGAGAGCGTGGATGATGTGGCCGTGTACCTGAACGTGGAACGCGGCGCCCTCGCCTGA
- the proS gene encoding proline--tRNA ligase — translation MTQDGGTKGKGDKKAQQYGVTPQSTDFNDWYNEVVKKADLADNSPVAGAMVVRPYGSALWENIVRWLDDRFKASGHESLVFPTLIPMGFIMKEADHVEGFAPELFTVNKIGTEVLAEPYVMRPTSETIIGHMWAGWLNSYRDLPFLHYQWGSVFRAELRTKAFLRTSEFYWHEGHTAHADEPEARAEVRMILDLYHEFCRDVLALPVVRGEKTASERFAGAVATYSIEGMMRDGKALQSGTSHYLGQNFSRAFEVKYQTREQKEEFAHTTSWAISSRIIGAIIMTHGDDAGLIMPPRIAPIQVVVIPVGRKDNFDEMVAEGEKLAAELRAQGLRVKVDKRDGVTNGFKYNDWELKGVPVRIELGPRDLESGVVVVKNRNADEKETLPRAEAVSGMAARLDGIHTWLLGRATDFMLSHTLEVDDYDAFKQAIEDGNWARAYHCGDAGCEKAIKDDTKATTRNVPLDDAEFFAEAGEGTCVKCGKPSAYGKRVIFGRQY, via the coding sequence ATGACTCAAGACGGCGGCACCAAGGGCAAGGGCGACAAGAAGGCGCAGCAGTACGGCGTCACTCCCCAGAGCACGGATTTCAACGACTGGTACAACGAGGTCGTGAAGAAGGCCGATCTGGCCGACAACTCCCCGGTGGCCGGCGCGATGGTGGTGCGGCCGTACGGCAGCGCCCTGTGGGAGAACATCGTGCGGTGGCTCGACGACCGCTTCAAGGCGTCCGGGCACGAGTCGCTGGTCTTCCCCACCCTGATCCCCATGGGCTTCATCATGAAGGAAGCCGACCACGTCGAGGGTTTTGCGCCGGAACTGTTCACCGTGAACAAGATCGGCACCGAGGTGCTGGCCGAGCCGTACGTGATGCGCCCCACGTCCGAGACGATCATCGGGCACATGTGGGCCGGGTGGCTGAACAGTTACCGCGACCTGCCGTTCCTGCACTACCAGTGGGGCAGCGTGTTCCGCGCCGAGCTGCGCACCAAGGCGTTCCTGCGCACCAGCGAGTTCTACTGGCACGAGGGCCACACCGCCCACGCCGACGAGCCCGAGGCCCGGGCCGAGGTGAGGATGATCCTCGACCTGTACCACGAGTTCTGCCGGGACGTCCTGGCGCTGCCCGTCGTGCGCGGCGAGAAGACCGCCAGCGAGCGGTTTGCCGGCGCGGTCGCCACGTACTCCATCGAGGGCATGATGCGCGACGGCAAGGCCCTCCAGAGCGGCACGAGCCACTACCTGGGGCAGAACTTCAGCCGGGCCTTCGAGGTCAAGTACCAGACCCGCGAGCAGAAGGAGGAGTTCGCCCACACGACGTCCTGGGCGATCTCCAGCCGCATCATCGGGGCGATCATCATGACGCACGGTGACGACGCCGGCCTGATCATGCCGCCCCGCATCGCGCCCATCCAGGTTGTGGTCATTCCGGTCGGCCGCAAGGACAACTTCGACGAGATGGTCGCCGAGGGCGAGAAACTGGCCGCCGAGCTGCGGGCCCAGGGCCTGCGCGTGAAGGTCGATAAGCGCGACGGCGTGACCAACGGCTTCAAGTACAACGACTGGGAACTCAAGGGCGTGCCCGTGCGCATTGAACTCGGGCCGCGCGATCTGGAGAGCGGCGTGGTCGTCGTGAAGAACCGGAACGCCGACGAGAAGGAGACCCTGCCCCGCGCCGAGGCGGTGAGTGGCATGGCGGCCCGCCTGGACGGTATCCACACGTGGCTGCTGGGGCGCGCCACGGACTTCATGCTGTCCCACACCCTGGAGGTCGACGACTACGACGCCTTCAAGCAGGCCATCGAGGACGGCAACTGGGCCCGCGCATACCACTGCGGCGACGCCGGGTGCGAGAAGGCCATCAAGGACGACACCAAGGCCACCACCCGCAATGTGCCCCTGGACGACGCCGAATTCTTCGCCGAGGCCGGCGAGGGCACCTGCGTGAAGTGCGGGAAGCCCAGCGCGTACGGCAAGCGCGTCATCTTCGGCCGGCAGTACTGA
- a CDS encoding DinB family protein, with amino-acid sequence MTTALSPEADTALRAHVRALLTQAQAHEMLDDVLEDFPTARAGERIHDLPYSASEILWHLRFTQRDILNFVQDETYEETTWPDGYWPHDPEGSAREWGAQVTAFHADLDALLKLLDDPATDLLAVVPNGKEGGQTWLREFLLVADHTAYHVGQLRLLRRLLSKD; translated from the coding sequence ATGACGACTGCACTGTCTCCCGAGGCCGACACCGCCCTGCGTGCCCATGTCCGTGCCCTGCTGACCCAGGCCCAGGCACACGAGATGCTGGACGACGTGCTGGAGGACTTCCCCACGGCACGCGCCGGCGAACGCATCCACGATCTCCCCTATTCGGCCTCCGAGATCCTGTGGCACCTGCGCTTCACGCAGCGGGACATCCTGAACTTCGTGCAGGACGAGACCTACGAGGAGACGACGTGGCCGGACGGCTACTGGCCGCACGACCCGGAGGGGTCGGCCCGCGAGTGGGGCGCGCAGGTCACCGCCTTCCACGCCGACCTGGATGCGCTGCTGAAGCTTCTGGACGACCCGGCGACCGACCTGCTGGCCGTGGTGCCGAACGGGAAGGAGGGCGGACAGACGTGGCTGCGTGAATTCCTGCTGGTTGCTGATCACACTGCCTACCACGTGGGACAGCTCCGGCTGCTGCGTCGGCTGCTGTCGAAGGATTGA
- a CDS encoding ABC transporter substrate-binding protein, with protein sequence MLRALLPLLTLSLIASASAQQAKELRLGVFPNVTHAAGLVGVQRGLIQKNLPAGVKLVVKEFANGSQINEAFAAGAIDAAYVGPGPAMNAFMRGVPIQVIAGAANAGAVLVARGDAGVRTVKALANKKVAVPTRGSTQDISLRHLLHENGLKASDEGGNVTIVPIDPANMPAAFAAKQVDAALVQEPWGAVMETQGAKLVANEKAIWAGGNYTTTVLTVNTKYAAANADTVKGLLRGHLASISFIQGSNAGAQKAVAEQIYTFTGKRPNTNELFKALARTKVTWDINLTTLGEYAQLNKEAGFARDVPDLNRFVDLSVIRSLAK encoded by the coding sequence ATGTTACGTGCCCTCCTGCCCCTGCTGACCCTCTCCCTGATTGCCAGTGCCAGCGCACAGCAGGCCAAGGAACTGCGCCTGGGCGTGTTCCCGAACGTCACCCATGCCGCCGGACTCGTGGGGGTGCAACGTGGCCTGATCCAGAAGAACCTCCCGGCCGGCGTGAAGCTGGTCGTCAAGGAATTCGCCAACGGCTCGCAGATCAACGAGGCCTTCGCCGCCGGAGCCATCGACGCCGCATACGTCGGCCCTGGCCCGGCCATGAACGCCTTCATGCGGGGCGTGCCCATCCAGGTGATCGCGGGCGCGGCGAACGCTGGTGCGGTGCTGGTCGCCCGGGGTGACGCGGGCGTGCGGACAGTCAAGGCCCTGGCGAACAAGAAGGTAGCGGTGCCCACGCGCGGCAGCACGCAGGACATCAGCCTGCGTCACCTGCTGCATGAGAACGGCCTGAAGGCCAGCGACGAGGGCGGGAATGTCACCATCGTGCCCATCGACCCGGCGAACATGCCCGCCGCCTTTGCCGCGAAGCAGGTCGACGCCGCGCTGGTGCAGGAGCCGTGGGGTGCCGTGATGGAGACCCAGGGTGCGAAGCTGGTCGCCAACGAGAAGGCCATCTGGGCCGGCGGCAACTACACCACCACGGTGCTGACCGTGAACACGAAATACGCCGCCGCGAATGCCGACACCGTGAAGGGGCTGCTGCGGGGACACCTGGCCTCGATCTCGTTCATCCAGGGCAGCAACGCAGGCGCACAGAAGGCCGTGGCCGAGCAGATCTACACCTTCACCGGCAAGCGCCCGAACACCAACGAGCTGTTCAAGGCGCTGGCCCGCACGAAGGTCACGTGGGACATCAACCTGACCACCCTGGGCGAGTACGCCCAGCTGAACAAGGAAGCCGGCTTCGCGCGGGACGTGCCGGATCTCAACCGCTTCGTCGATCTGAGCGTGATCCGCAGCCTGGCGAAGTAA
- a CDS encoding FtsW/RodA/SpoVE family cell cycle protein — MSLQLLIAQCLLLGLGLLGVAAARPDLIVDHGSKALLALGLTFLLSRVRPRTFLKLGPIFWAGTLLLLLLVLFVGVGTVTSPGTKRWLDLGALRFQPSEIAKLGLVLMLASFFSRRGVQNKLISATLMIVVTTGLVFLEPDVGTSVLTFGLGIILMYGAGVRISNIAGFMLALGLMAIPVAGVYLEKHPYIAERFFGHVNRDPGTAAGLDQIGLAHRDLNFGGLWGQGPDGLRFSYFAAHTDMVIASVGFTAGLLGVAMILFAYWLIMQTALETSQLAARIRPMTPEIHGASILATGAMFMIVGQAVVNLLVAAGVFPVTGVPLPLVSYGFSSMLTMSLALGVIHSALREVRRNLPDEVNETDVVALPAD; from the coding sequence ATGAGCCTGCAACTGCTGATCGCCCAGTGCCTGCTGCTGGGGCTGGGACTGCTGGGGGTCGCCGCCGCCCGCCCGGATCTGATCGTCGATCATGGCAGCAAGGCGCTGCTGGCCCTGGGGCTCACCTTCCTGCTGTCGCGGGTGCGGCCGCGCACCTTCCTGAAACTCGGCCCGATCTTCTGGGCGGGAACCCTGCTGCTGCTGCTGCTCGTGCTGTTCGTCGGTGTGGGCACCGTGACCAGCCCCGGCACCAAGCGCTGGCTGGATCTGGGTGCCCTGCGCTTCCAGCCGTCTGAGATCGCCAAGCTGGGGCTGGTGCTCATGCTGGCCTCGTTCTTCTCGCGGCGTGGCGTGCAGAACAAGCTGATCAGCGCCACCCTGATGATCGTCGTCACGACCGGCCTGGTGTTCCTGGAACCCGACGTGGGCACCAGCGTCCTGACCTTCGGCCTGGGCATCATCCTGATGTACGGCGCGGGCGTGCGGATCAGCAACATCGCCGGTTTCATGCTCGCCCTGGGGCTGATGGCGATTCCGGTGGCGGGCGTGTATCTGGAAAAACACCCGTACATTGCCGAGCGGTTCTTCGGGCACGTCAACCGGGATCCGGGCACGGCAGCGGGCCTCGACCAGATCGGGCTCGCGCACCGCGACCTGAACTTCGGGGGGCTGTGGGGGCAGGGGCCGGACGGCCTGCGTTTCTCGTACTTCGCGGCGCACACCGACATGGTCATCGCGTCGGTCGGCTTCACCGCCGGGCTGCTGGGCGTCGCCATGATCCTGTTCGCGTACTGGCTGATCATGCAGACGGCCCTGGAGACCTCGCAGCTCGCCGCCCGGATCCGCCCCATGACTCCCGAGATCCACGGCGCGAGCATCCTGGCGACCGGCGCAATGTTCATGATCGTCGGTCAGGCCGTCGTGAACCTGCTCGTCGCCGCCGGCGTCTTTCCCGTCACTGGCGTGCCGCTGCCGCTGGTCAGCTACGGCTTTTCCAGCATGCTCACGATGAGCCTCGCGCTGGGCGTGATCCACTCCGCCCTGCGTGAGGTGCGCCGCAACCTGCCGGACGAAGTGAACGAGACCGACGTGGTGGCTCTGCCCGCCGACTGA
- the murD gene encoding UDP-N-acetylmuramoyl-L-alanine--D-glutamate ligase, with the protein MNPAEPVLIYGLGRSGRGVARFLAAHGLRPDWLDARPGPDDDALIRDLHLPRGDVSRRYATVVAAPGVPIDHPDLETLRRGGAEVIGEVVLAARMRPQLPMVGVTGTAGKGSTTVLIAHLLRVCGLNALEGGNIDPPLLDVVDHAEVAVVELSSFQLERVPGLRLPVAVITNLGVDHLDRHRTVEAYHAAKLAITAGQEAGDVLVVPAGLNLATRAVVQPFDEAHLRLADGTEVMPVPELPDGIHPANAAAALLAAGALLQHVGRAVDAGVLAAGLRSARPVAGRFETVARVGGVQFIEDSIATRTIAVQAALERATPPVVWLVGGRDKGAELEPLRRAAQGRVIRVIAFGEDGPALAAQLGLPFDPVGGTDGDDTMRRAARAGLDALPGHGTVLLAPIGTSFDQFRDYKARGDAFRRAAQALVPTEAPA; encoded by the coding sequence GTGAATCCAGCCGAACCGGTGCTCATCTACGGCCTGGGCCGCAGCGGCCGGGGGGTCGCACGGTTTCTCGCCGCCCACGGCCTGCGCCCAGACTGGCTCGACGCCCGACCTGGCCCGGACGACGACGCCCTGATCCGCGACCTGCACCTGCCACGCGGCGACGTCTCGCGCCGCTATGCCACCGTGGTCGCCGCGCCCGGCGTGCCCATCGACCACCCGGATCTGGAGACCCTGCGCCGGGGCGGGGCAGAGGTCATTGGAGAGGTCGTCCTGGCTGCCCGGATGCGTCCGCAGCTCCCGATGGTCGGCGTGACCGGCACGGCGGGCAAGGGCAGCACCACCGTGCTGATCGCCCACCTGCTGCGCGTCTGTGGCCTGAACGCCCTGGAGGGCGGCAACATCGACCCGCCGCTGCTCGATGTCGTCGATCACGCCGAGGTGGCGGTCGTGGAACTGTCGAGTTTCCAGCTGGAGCGCGTGCCCGGCCTGCGTCTGCCGGTGGCGGTCATCACGAACCTGGGCGTGGATCACCTCGACCGGCACCGCACCGTCGAGGCCTACCACGCGGCCAAGCTCGCCATCACGGCGGGGCAGGAGGCGGGGGACGTGCTCGTCGTGCCGGCGGGGTTGAACCTGGCCACCCGGGCGGTTGTGCAGCCCTTCGACGAGGCCCACCTGCGCCTCGCGGACGGCACGGAGGTCATGCCTGTCCCGGAACTGCCGGACGGTATCCATCCGGCCAATGCGGCTGCTGCGCTGCTCGCTGCCGGGGCACTGCTCCAGCATGTGGGCCGCGCTGTGGATGCCGGCGTCCTGGCGGCCGGCCTGCGCTCGGCCCGACCGGTCGCCGGCCGCTTCGAGACGGTCGCCCGTGTCGGCGGCGTGCAGTTCATTGAGGATTCCATCGCCACGCGCACCATTGCCGTGCAGGCTGCGCTGGAACGGGCCACGCCGCCGGTCGTGTGGCTGGTCGGCGGGCGCGACAAGGGAGCGGAACTGGAACCCCTGCGCCGCGCCGCCCAGGGCCGCGTGATCCGCGTGATCGCCTTCGGGGAGGACGGCCCGGCGCTGGCGGCCCAGCTCGGGCTGCCCTTCGACCCGGTGGGCGGCACCGACGGCGACGACACCATGCGCCGCGCCGCCCGGGCTGGCCTGGACGCGCTGCCGGGCCACGGCACGGTGCTGCTCGCGCCCATCGGCACCAGTTTCGACCAGTTCCGCGACTACAAGGCCAGGGGTGACGCCTTCCGCCGCGCCGCGCAGGCGCTGGTGCCCACGGAGGCCCCCGCATGA